The following are from one region of the Sediminispirochaeta bajacaliforniensis DSM 16054 genome:
- the rfbA gene encoding glucose-1-phosphate thymidylyltransferase RfbA, producing MKGIILAGGTGSRLFPVTKAITKQLLPVYDKPLIYYPLSVLMLAGIRDILIISTAKDIDRFFDVLGNGEQLGISLNYLVQDKPNGIAEAFIVGENFIGNDRVALVLGDNIFYGQGFSDVLDEAVARSSGATVFAYYVDDPTAFGVVEFDADFKALSIEEKPEKPKSNYAVTGLYFYDNKVVDIAKSITPSPRGELEITDVNRYYLSHGELAVELFGRGFAWLDTGTHDSILDASSFVRTIEKRQGLKIACLEEIAYRKGFIDKEGLLARAQELSSSSYGDYLLKISKELL from the coding sequence ATGAAAGGAATCATACTTGCCGGTGGTACCGGATCGCGACTTTTCCCTGTAACGAAGGCAATTACCAAACAGCTGCTGCCGGTGTACGATAAGCCGCTTATTTATTATCCCCTATCGGTTCTCATGCTGGCTGGTATCAGGGATATTCTGATTATATCCACGGCCAAAGACATTGACCGGTTTTTCGATGTGCTTGGCAATGGAGAGCAATTGGGGATCTCCCTCAATTACTTGGTCCAGGATAAACCAAACGGGATTGCCGAGGCCTTTATTGTTGGTGAAAATTTCATCGGAAATGATAGGGTTGCTCTTGTTTTGGGAGACAATATATTTTATGGTCAGGGATTTTCCGATGTTTTGGATGAAGCGGTTGCCCGCTCAAGTGGTGCCACCGTATTTGCTTATTACGTTGACGACCCCACGGCCTTTGGTGTTGTTGAATTTGATGCCGACTTTAAGGCGCTGAGCATCGAGGAAAAACCCGAGAAGCCGAAATCAAATTATGCTGTGACCGGTCTCTATTTTTACGATAACAAGGTAGTTGATATCGCTAAATCGATCACACCTTCTCCCCGGGGAGAGTTGGAAATTACCGATGTGAATAGGTACTACCTCTCACATGGAGAATTGGCGGTGGAATTGTTTGGTAGAGGTTTTGCCTGGCTTGATACCGGTACCCATGATTCGATTTTAGATGCATCCTCTTTTGTTCGGACCATAGAAAAACGCCAGGGCTTGAAGATCGCTTGTTTGGAAGAGATTGCCTATCGAAAGGGGTTCATCGATAAAGAGGGATTGTTGGCCCGGGCACAAGAGCTTTCCTCTTCAAGCTATGGAGATTATTTACTGAAAATTTCAAAGGAGCTTCTGTAA
- a CDS encoding sugar 3,4-ketoisomerase produces MEKARMLCFTERGDSRGMLIALEEAREIPFSIARIYYMYGMTSDLSRGNHANMRSRNVYIVLRGSCVIDVDNGDEYESFLLDSPAKGLYCEPRTWKVLHHFSEDCLLLALSDIYYDAGEYINDYEQFLQAVR; encoded by the coding sequence ATGGAGAAGGCAAGAATGCTTTGTTTTACCGAACGAGGAGACTCCAGGGGAATGCTTATCGCTCTGGAGGAGGCTCGAGAGATTCCTTTCTCCATTGCTCGAATCTATTATATGTATGGCATGACTTCTGATCTTTCCCGGGGAAATCACGCCAATATGCGTTCTCGTAATGTCTATATTGTGCTTCGGGGTAGTTGTGTTATAGATGTAGACAATGGCGATGAATACGAGAGTTTTCTTCTGGACTCACCGGCGAAAGGGCTTTATTGTGAGCCAAGAACCTGGAAGGTCCTGCATCATTTTTCCGAAGATTGCCTGCTTCTTGCTCTCAGTGATATCTATTACGATGCGGGAGAATATATCAATGATTACGAACAGTTTCTTCAAGCGGTGAGATAA